TGGTCTGAACGTCGAAGATTTCTGCAGGCAGGTCAACCTGGACAGTGTTAGCCATTGGACTAGGCTCCCTTCACGGCGGTGCGTACGAGGACGACCTGGCCGCGGGCGCCGGGAACGGCACCCTTGATAAGGAGCAGCGACTTCTCGACGTCAACCGCGTGAACCGTGAGGTTCAGCGTGGTGTGACGAACGGCGCCCATGCGGCCGGCCATTTTCATGCCCTTGAAGACGCGGCTCGGGGTGGATGCGCCACCGATTGAACCGGGCTTACGGTGGTTCTTGTGGGCACCGTGGGAAGCTCCAACGCCGTGGAAGCCGTGACGCTTCATAACACCGGCGAAGCCCTTACCCTTGGTGGTGCCGATGACGTCGATCTTCTGGCCGGCTTCGAAGACCTCTACGGAGAGCTCCTGGCCCAGCTCGTACTCTGCAGCATCTGCGGTACGGAGTTCGACGACGTGGCGGCGAGGCGTGACGCCTGCCTTTTCAAAGTGACCAGCCAGCGGCTTGGTGACCTTGCGGGGATCGATCTGGCCGTAGCCGATCTGAACGGCGACGTAGCCATCAGCTTCTGCGTTGCGCAGCTGGGTGATGACGTTCGAATCTGCCTGGACCACAGTGACGGGGATGAGCTTGTTGTTCTCGTCCCAGACCTGGGTCATGCCGAGCTTCGTGCCCAGCAGGCCCTTTACGTTACGGGTTGCGGTCATAGTCTCTCAGCACCTCCCTACAGCTTGATTTCGATGTTCACGTCAGCCGGCAGGTCGAGACGCATGAGCGAGTCAACAGCCTTCGGCGTGGGATCGATGATGTCGATAAGACGCTTGTGCGTGCGCATTTCGAAGTGCTCGCGGCTGTCCTTGTACTTGTGCGGAGAGCGGATCACGCAGTACACGTTCTTCTCCGTAGGCAGCGGCACGGGGCCCACTACCGTTGCGCCTGCGCGCGTGACCGTCTCAACGATCTTCCGTGCTGAAACGTCAATGACCTCGTGGTCGTATGACTTCAGCCGGATGCGGATTTTTTGTCCCGCCATGTCGCCTGACTCTCTTTCAGTCTGTGCTTCCCCTGGTTAGGGCTGCCCTGTTCATTTCTCGTTGTATGGCTGCCGAAGCATTTGAAGTCGTAACTACCACCCGCCGCACAAACTGAATCCGGATGAATCCGGGTTCCTCACCTTGCCGGCGCAACCGACCCCCGCGGTCGGGCGTGTCGCGCTCTGCACGCATACAAATCCGCTATTCCATGGGGAGTGGGTTATGTTTGGTCTTCCACTTGGACCCTGGCATCCGGCATTATCCGGATCGGGACGCGAAGAAGCGCTTGAACAACTCATCTAGTATGCCGGAATTTGGCGGCAGAAGCGAATCGGCGGTCCTGACGCCCGCCTTGGGCCGCCCGCCCGGGGCCATTGCCCCCGGTCCTTGCCGAATGGATGATAGGGGCATGACCCTCGAACGCACTGAATCGGCGACGGAACTCGCCAGCCGCATGCCGCCGTCGTTCACTTTGGGGGTGGCCGCCGCCGCCTTCCAGATTGAAGGAGCATTGGCCGACGGCGGGCGCGGGCCCTCCGGCTGGGACGCCTTCGCCGAAAAGCCCGGCGCCATCGTGGACGGCCACTCCCCCGCCGTGGCGTGCGACCATTACAACAGGTTGCCGGAGGACGTGGCCCTGCTGCAGGATCTTGGGGTGGATTCCTACCGCTTTTCACTGTCCTGGCCGAGGATCCAACCCGAAGGGCGCGGCGGTTTCAACAAAGAAGGCCTGGACTTCTACGACCGGCTCCTGGATCACCTGCTCGCGGCCGGGATCAGCCCCATGGCCACGCTCTACCACTGGGATACCCCGCTGCCGCTGGAACACGGCGGCGGCTGGATGAACCGGGAGACAGCCGAGCGCTTCGGCGAATATGCCAGTGCCGCGGGCGAACGGTTCGGGGACCGGGTGGCGCAGTGGGTCACCTTGAACGAGCCCGTCTCGGTGACCCTGAACGGTTATGCCCTGGGCGTCCATGCCCCCGGCCATGCGCTGATGTTCGATGCCCTCCCGTCCATCCACCACCAACTGCTGGCCCACGGCCTCGGTGCCCAGGCCCTGCGGGCGGCCGGCGTAACCGGAGGCATCGGGGTGACCAACCTGCACGCCCCTGTGCGGCCCGCCAGCGGCAAGATAGGTGACCGGCTCGTGGCCCACCTCTATGACCTGCTGATGAACAGGATCTACGCAGATCCCGTGCTGCTGGGCCGCTACCCGAAGCTTCCCCTGTATGCCAAGCCGTGGCTGCGCTCTATCGGAAGGATCTCCGATGCCGATCTGCGCACCATCCACCAGCCACTGGACTTCTACGGCCTGAACTACTATTTCCCCGTGAAGGTTGCGTTGGGACGCGGCACGGCATCAATCCCGGCAGACGTCCACAAAGCGGTGGCCAGGCTCCCCTTCCACGAGGTGGGCTACCCGGAATACGACAGCACCGGATTTGGTTGGCCTGTGGCCCCGGATCACCTGGGTGTCCTGCTGAAGGAGCTCCACGACCGGTACGGCGAAGTTTTGCCGCCGGTGTTCATCACCGAGGGCGGCGCAAGCTTCCCGGAGCCCGAGACGGTGTCAGGAACGTTGCAGGACGAGGCGCGGGTGCGCTATTTGGCCACGCATCTCGGGGCGGCCCTTGATGCCACGGCGCCGGACGGGATCGCCTCCGGCGTGGACCTCCGCGGCTACTACGTGTGGACCCTCATGGACAACTTCGAGTGGGCGGCCGGATATTCACAACGCTTCGGACTGGTCCATGTGGACTTTGACACCCTGGCGCGCACGCCGAAACAGTCCTTCTACTGGTACCAGGCACTCAGCCGTGCGAGGAAGGCGCGCAGGACCTAGTTTGCGCTCCCGGTAAGGCTGCCGGGAGCCGCTACAACTTTTTGTTTGCCCTGTTAATGCGTTTCGCGCGGTCGATCTCGTGGCGGAAATGCCTCTTGGCCCAAAACACGCCGGCCACGACGGCAACAGCGATGATCAGGAAAATTAGCCAGGTCACGGTGGACTCCTTTCGGTCCAGCAACACTATCAGGCGGCGTTAACGGAAAAGAACAGCCCCGCTGCAGTAGCAGCGGGGCTGTTCTTCAGTTCAACAAGAATTACTTGATGATCTTGGTAACGCGTCCTGAACCAACGGTGCGGCCGCCTTCGCGGATTGCGAAGCCGAGGCCCTCTTCCATTGCGATCGGCTGGATGAGCGCAACGGTCATCTCAGTGTTGTCGCCAGGCATAACCATTTCCGTGCCCTCGGGCAGGGTGATAACGCCGGTTACGTCCGTGGTACGGAAGTAGAACTGCGGGCGGTAGTTGGAGTAGAACGGGTTGTGACGTCCGCCTTCGTCCTTGGAGAGGATGTAGACGTTAGCCTCGAAGTCGGTGTGCGGGGTGATGGAACCCGGCTTGACAACAACCTGGCCACGCTCGACATCGTCGCGCTTCAGACCGCGGAGCAGGAGGCCACAGTTCTCGCCGGCCCATGCTTCGTCGAGCTGCTTGTGGAACATCTCGATACCGGTAACCGTGGTCTTCTGGACCGGGCGGATGCCGACGATCTCGACCTCAGAGTTGATGGCGAGGGTTCCACGCTCGGCGCGGCCCGTAACAACGGTGCCACGGCCGGTGATGGTGAAGACGTCCTCGATCGGCATCAGGAAGGGCTTGTCGCGGTCGCGGATGGGGTCCGGAACGGACTCGTCCACAGCAGCCATCAGGTCCTCAACGGACTTGACCCACTCGGGGTCGCCTTCGAGGGCCTTGAGGCCGGAAACGCGCACAACCGGTGCTTCGTCGCCATCGAAGCCCTGCGAGCTGAGGAGCTCACGAACTTCCATTTCAACGAGGTCCAGCAGTTCCTCATCGTCAACCATGTCGGCCTTGTTCAGGGCGACCAGCAGGTAGGGAACACCAACCTGGCGGGCGAGCAGAACGTGCTCGCGGGTCTGTGCCATGGGGCCATCGGTAGCAGCAACCACGAGGATTGCGCCGTCCATCTGGGCAGCACCGGTGATCATGTTCTTGATGTAGTCAGCGTGACCGGGAGCGTCTACGTGTGCGTAGTGGCGCTTCTCGGTCTGGTACTCCACGTGGGAGATGTTGATGGTAATACCACGCTGACGCTCTTCGGGAGCAGAGTCGATCGACGCGAAGTCGCGCTTCTCGTTGAGATCCGGGTACTTGTCGTACAGCACCTTGGAAATGGCGGCCGTCAACGTCGTCTTACCGTGGTCAACGTGACCAATGGTGCCGATGTTAACGTGCGGCTTAGTCCGCTCGAACTTTGCCTTTGCCACAGGTTCCTCCTAGAACGTTTTCAAATGACGTACCCTTCAGCCGCGCTTGTCGCGGCGGAAACTCAGGTAAGTCTACTTGGGGGGCTTTGGATTGGTGAAATTGCAGATTCAGGAACTAATACTAGTGCCTTGAGCCTGTTCGTGCAGATGGCCGAAACCCGGCTTGACCGGATGAATCCGACCGGCCCGGCCACCTGCACCGGCTGCGCTGTCCGCTTCCGGCAGGCGCACCCGAGGTTATTCGCTTAGAAAAGTCCCAGGGGACTATTCGCCACGGCTCTTCTGGATGATCTCGTCGGCAACAGCCTTCGGGACCTCGGCGTAGCTGTTGAACGTCATGGAGTACACAGCACGGCCCTGGGTCTTGGAGCGCAGGTCACCGATGTAGCCGAACATGCCGGACAGCGGGACGTGTGCACGGATGACCTTGACGCCCTGTGCATCTTCCATGGACTGCATCTGGCCACGGCGGGAGTTGAGGTCACCAATAACTTCACCCATGTATTCCTCAGGGGTGCGGACCTCGACATCCATCAGCGGTTCGAGCAGAACAGGGTTCGCCTTGCGTGCGGCTTCCTTGAAAGCCATACGGCCGGCGATCTTGAACGCCATTTCCGAGGAGTCGACATCGTGGTATGCGCCGTCAACCAGCGTTGCCTTGATGCCAACAACCGGGTAGCCGGCCAGGACACCGTCGTTCAGCGCATCCTGGATACCAGCGTCAACCGACGGGATGTACTCGCGGGGAACGCGGCCACCGGTGACCTTGTTCTCGAACTCGTACAGCTCGCCCTCGGCAGTGTCCAGCGGCTCGATCGCAATCTGGATCTTTGCGAACTGGCCCGAACCACCGGTCTGCTTCTTGTGCGTGTAGTCGTGACGCTCCACAGCACGCTTGATGGTTTCGCGGTAGGCGACCTGCGGCTTGCCCACGTTGGCCTCGACCTTGAACTCGCGGCGCATGCGGTCCACCAGGATGTCCAGGTGGAGCTCGCCCATGCCGGCGATGATGGTCTGGCCGGTGTCTTCGTTGAGGGACACCTGGAAGGTGGGGTCCTCAGCGGAGAGCTTCTGGATGGCCGTGGAGAGCTTCTCCTGGTCACCCTTGGTGTTCGGCTCGATGGCAACCGAGATCACGGGCTCCGGGAAGCTCATGGACTCGAGGACGATCTGGTTCGCGGAATCACACAGGGTGTCGCCCGTGGTGGTGTCCTTCAGGCCGATGGCTGCGTAGATGTGGCCCGCGGTAGCGCCCTCAACGGGCATTTCCTTGTTGGCGTGCATCTGGAACAGCTTGCCGATGCGCTCCTTCTTGCCCTTGGTGGAGTTGACCACCTGCGCGCCTGCCTCCACGTGACCTGAGTACACGCGGATGAAGGTCAGCTGGCCGAAGAACGGGTGCGCAGCAATCTTGAAGGCCAGTGCGGAGAACGGCTCTTCGGAGGACGGCTTGCGGGTCAGTTCCTTCTCTTCGTCGCGAGGATCGTGGCCGATCATCGGCGGGACGTCAAGCGGGTTCGGCAGGTAGTCCACAACTGCATCGAGCATGGGCTGGACGCCACGGTTCTTGAATGCGGAACCGCAGAAGATCGGGTACAGCTCGGAGTTGATCGTCATCTTGCGGATGCCGGCCTTGAGCTCGTCGATCGAGATCTCTTCGCCCTCAAGGTACTTCTCCATGAGTTCTTCGGAGGACTCGGCGACGGTCTCAACGAGGTTCGCGCGGTACTCCTCAGCCTTTGCCTGGAGGTCGGCCGGGATCTCGCGGATCTCGTACTTGGCACCCATGGTCACGTCGCCCTTGGCGTCGCCGGGCCACACGAGGGCGCGCATGTAGAGCAGGTCCACAACACCGATGAAGTCGTTCTCTGCACCGATCGGCAGCTGCATGACCAGCGGCTTGGCGCCGAGGCGGCTGATGATGGTGTCTACGGTGAAGTAGAAGTCGGCACCGAGTTTGTCCATCTTGTTGACGAAGCAGATGCGCGGAACGTTGTACTTGTCAGCCTGGCGCCAAACGGTCTCAGACTGCGGCTCAACGCCTTCCTTGCCATCGAAAACGGCAACGGCACCGTCGAGGACGCGCAGGGAGCGCTCAACCTCAACGGTGAAGTCAACGTGGCCGGGGGTGTCGATGATGTTGATCTGGTTGTTCTCCCAGAAGCAGGTCACGGCGGCAGACGTGATGGTGATGCCGCGTTCCTTTTCCTGTTCCATCCAGTCAGTGGTCGAAGCGCCGTCGTGCGTTTCGCCGATCTTGTGGTTCACACCCGTGTAGAACAGGATGCGCTCGGTGGTGGTGGTCTTGCCGGCATCAATGTGGGCCATGATGCCGATGTTGCGGACCTTACTAAGGTCGGTAAGCACGTCCTGTGCCACGGGGTCTCCTTTTGGGATTGACTACGCGTTCGCCGCCGGCTCGGTTGAGCCGGCGGCGCCCGGGGAGTATTACCAGCGGTAGTGTGCGAAGGCCTTGTTGGACTCGGCCATCTTGTGGGTGTCTTCGCGACGCTTCACAGCGGCACCGAGACCGTTGGATGCATCCAGGATTTCGTTCTGGAGGCGCTCGGTCATCGTCTTTTCGCGGCGGGCCTTGGAGTAGCCAACCAGCCAACGCAGTGCGAGGGCGGTGGAGCGGCCCGGCTTGACCTCGACCGGAACCTGGTAGGTTGCGCCACCAACACGGCGTGAGCGGACCTCAAGGGAAGGCTTGACGTTGTCCATGGCCTTCTTGAGGGCTGCTACGGGGTCGCCGCCGGACTTGGCACGGGCGCCTTCGAGGGCACCGTAGACGATGCGCTCTGCAGTGGACTTCTTGCCGTCAACGAGCACCTTGTTGATGAGCTGGGTGACCAGCGGGGAACCGTAAACGGGATCTAGTACGAGCGGCCGCTTGGGGGCCGGACCCTTGCGAGGCATATTACTTCTTCTCCATCTTTGCGCCGTAGCGGCTGCGTGCCTGCTTACGGTTCTTGACACCCTGGGTATCGAGGGCGCCACGGACGATCTTGTAGCGGACACCCGGAAGGTCCTTCACACGACCACCGCGAACGAGCACAATGGAGTGCTCCTGCAGGTTGTGGCCAACACCGGGGATGTAGGCGGTAACTTCCACGCCGCCGTTGAGGCGCACACGGGCCACCTTACGCAGAGCCGAGTTCGGCTTCTTCGGGGTGGTGGTGTAGACGCGGGTGCAGACACCGCGGCGCATGGGGCTGCCCTTAAGCGCGGGAGCCTTGGTCTTTGAGACCTTAGGCGTGCGGCCCTTGCGGACCAGCTGGTTAATCGTAGGCACTCTCGTGTTCTCCGTTTTATCCGGAGTGGCCGCTTCCGGCCACTCTCCTTTGCGTTGCCCCGCCGCCCGGGCCTTGAAGAAGTTCTCCATGGCGGCGAAGGCGAAGCCTTAATAGTCGGATCGCATCCAAAGGAACTGACTCGCGTCTTCAATGGCCCCTAGGCATGCAAAAATGTGGCATACGTTGCACAAGAACCCTGCAAACCGGAAACGTCGCTCTGGTTCAGCCTTTCAGCTGGTACCGGCGCACTCATCCACTGCCACAATAACAATTGGTAACAAGTCTAGCATGGACGGGCTCCACGCCTTAATCAGGCCGTACTCCCCCGGTGCACCCGGGCTTAAACAGCAACGCGGGGTCACTACGTGCCCAATCCGGGGTGCGGATTGGGCCGTAAGTGACCACGCGTTGCTTTAGGGGTTAGCGGAAGTCGTTGCCGAGGTCGTAGTCATCCAGCGGGATGGCGTGGAACTCGGGAGCTCCATCCCCACCCAGGGTGTCGTACGAGAAGTCACTGAACGCGCTGGGGCCGGTGAACAGGTTGGCCTTTGCTTCTTCAGTGGGCTCCACGGTGACCTCGGTGTAGCGCGGGAGGCCCGTGCCGGCCGGGATCAGCTTACCGATGATCACGTTCTCCTTGAGGCCCAGCAGCGGATCGCTCTTGCCCTCCATGGCCGCCTGCGTCAGGACGCGGGTGGTCTCCTGGAAGGATGCTGCGGACAGC
The Arthrobacter sp. PGP41 genome window above contains:
- the rplC gene encoding 50S ribosomal protein L3 is translated as MTATRNVKGLLGTKLGMTQVWDENNKLIPVTVVQADSNVITQLRNAEADGYVAVQIGYGQIDPRKVTKPLAGHFEKAGVTPRRHVVELRTADAAEYELGQELSVEVFEAGQKIDVIGTTKGKGFAGVMKRHGFHGVGASHGAHKNHRKPGSIGGASTPSRVFKGMKMAGRMGAVRHTTLNLTVHAVDVEKSLLLIKGAVPGARGQVVLVRTAVKGA
- the rpsJ gene encoding 30S ribosomal protein S10 codes for the protein MAGQKIRIRLKSYDHEVIDVSARKIVETVTRAGATVVGPVPLPTEKNVYCVIRSPHKYKDSREHFEMRTHKRLIDIIDPTPKAVDSLMRLDLPADVNIEIKL
- a CDS encoding GH1 family beta-glucosidase codes for the protein MTLERTESATELASRMPPSFTLGVAAAAFQIEGALADGGRGPSGWDAFAEKPGAIVDGHSPAVACDHYNRLPEDVALLQDLGVDSYRFSLSWPRIQPEGRGGFNKEGLDFYDRLLDHLLAAGISPMATLYHWDTPLPLEHGGGWMNRETAERFGEYASAAGERFGDRVAQWVTLNEPVSVTLNGYALGVHAPGHALMFDALPSIHHQLLAHGLGAQALRAAGVTGGIGVTNLHAPVRPASGKIGDRLVAHLYDLLMNRIYADPVLLGRYPKLPLYAKPWLRSIGRISDADLRTIHQPLDFYGLNYYFPVKVALGRGTASIPADVHKAVARLPFHEVGYPEYDSTGFGWPVAPDHLGVLLKELHDRYGEVLPPVFITEGGASFPEPETVSGTLQDEARVRYLATHLGAALDATAPDGIASGVDLRGYYVWTLMDNFEWAAGYSQRFGLVHVDFDTLARTPKQSFYWYQALSRARKARRT
- the tuf gene encoding elongation factor Tu; this translates as MAKAKFERTKPHVNIGTIGHVDHGKTTLTAAISKVLYDKYPDLNEKRDFASIDSAPEERQRGITINISHVEYQTEKRHYAHVDAPGHADYIKNMITGAAQMDGAILVVAATDGPMAQTREHVLLARQVGVPYLLVALNKADMVDDEELLDLVEMEVRELLSSQGFDGDEAPVVRVSGLKALEGDPEWVKSVEDLMAAVDESVPDPIRDRDKPFLMPIEDVFTITGRGTVVTGRAERGTLAINSEVEIVGIRPVQKTTVTGIEMFHKQLDEAWAGENCGLLLRGLKRDDVERGQVVVKPGSITPHTDFEANVYILSKDEGGRHNPFYSNYRPQFYFRTTDVTGVITLPEGTEMVMPGDNTEMTVALIQPIAMEEGLGFAIREGGRTVGSGRVTKIIK
- the fusA gene encoding elongation factor G translates to MAQDVLTDLSKVRNIGIMAHIDAGKTTTTERILFYTGVNHKIGETHDGASTTDWMEQEKERGITITSAAVTCFWENNQINIIDTPGHVDFTVEVERSLRVLDGAVAVFDGKEGVEPQSETVWRQADKYNVPRICFVNKMDKLGADFYFTVDTIISRLGAKPLVMQLPIGAENDFIGVVDLLYMRALVWPGDAKGDVTMGAKYEIREIPADLQAKAEEYRANLVETVAESSEELMEKYLEGEEISIDELKAGIRKMTINSELYPIFCGSAFKNRGVQPMLDAVVDYLPNPLDVPPMIGHDPRDEEKELTRKPSSEEPFSALAFKIAAHPFFGQLTFIRVYSGHVEAGAQVVNSTKGKKERIGKLFQMHANKEMPVEGATAGHIYAAIGLKDTTTGDTLCDSANQIVLESMSFPEPVISVAIEPNTKGDQEKLSTAIQKLSAEDPTFQVSLNEDTGQTIIAGMGELHLDILVDRMRREFKVEANVGKPQVAYRETIKRAVERHDYTHKKQTGGSGQFAKIQIAIEPLDTAEGELYEFENKVTGGRVPREYIPSVDAGIQDALNDGVLAGYPVVGIKATLVDGAYHDVDSSEMAFKIAGRMAFKEAARKANPVLLEPLMDVEVRTPEEYMGEVIGDLNSRRGQMQSMEDAQGVKVIRAHVPLSGMFGYIGDLRSKTQGRAVYSMTFNSYAEVPKAVADEIIQKSRGE
- the rpsG gene encoding 30S ribosomal protein S7 encodes the protein MPRKGPAPKRPLVLDPVYGSPLVTQLINKVLVDGKKSTAERIVYGALEGARAKSGGDPVAALKKAMDNVKPSLEVRSRRVGGATYQVPVEVKPGRSTALALRWLVGYSKARREKTMTERLQNEILDASNGLGAAVKRREDTHKMAESNKAFAHYRW
- the rpsL gene encoding 30S ribosomal protein S12, with the translated sequence MPTINQLVRKGRTPKVSKTKAPALKGSPMRRGVCTRVYTTTPKKPNSALRKVARVRLNGGVEVTAYIPGVGHNLQEHSIVLVRGGRVKDLPGVRYKIVRGALDTQGVKNRKQARSRYGAKMEKK